Within the Balaenoptera acutorostrata chromosome 10, mBalAcu1.1, whole genome shotgun sequence genome, the region GCTTCTCGTTCTCACCGGGACGACGGTGGGTCACGGCCCACAGCGCTCGTCTGCTGGCTTGGGGCCCAAAGTTTTGCCACTCAGGTTGCAAAAGCAGCGAATCCTTTAGCTCTGGCTCTCAGAAGCTGGGGGGTAGTGGGAATGAGATAGGAGTGTGGACATTTAAGGGAAAAGTAAATGCTCGCACCCCTGAGCCCCGCCTGTCCCACCCCACTTGCAGAGATCCTTCCTGCCACGTTCAGAGCGCCAGCTCCCCCGCCGCTCCCAGTCTAGCTTAGAGAGTTTCCCACACAGAAAAGGTGCGGCCCCGGCAGGCCTGGGTCTGGGCCCACCCACGCTAATGGCCTCTGCGTACGCTGGGCACTGAGGGTAGACAGCAGGGGACCAGGATCACTGGGGCCCTTGGAAGCAGCACCGTTCTCTGGGTGCAGCTCAGAGGGGCGCAGGGACCAAACTGGGGGAGCAGGTGGTCTTCCCAAGCCAAcctcagtccctcccatcagcccAGTTCAGCCCTGCAGGCCCCCCCGAGTGTGGGGCCCCAGGAAATCGGCTGCTCTCAGAGCCGTGGGCAAGGCCACGTCAGGGAGACACAGCCCAGGGCCCCTGAGAGCCCGAAGGTGCCGCACAGCTGCACTCGGGCTCCCTGCCTGCCGTCCCAGCACCTGGTCTGCGTCGAACCCTCCCAGGCAGGCCTGGACGCAGAGCAGGAAGTCGGACCTTGCCAGGCAGCCCCAAGAGGCGGGTCGGGCAGGGCTGCTGGCCCTTCCAGCCGCGGAGGCTGAGCCTGGTCCTGGAGGGGAAGGACGCTGGCCTGGCCGGGCCAGGAGCTGCTGAGCAGGGGTCAGCCCGCTGTCGGCCGAGGGGGGTGGGAACTGGGAGCAAGAAGGCTGCCTGGCTTCCCTCCCCCGTCCCTGCTGATGGGATGGGGTCCAGCCCCTCCACCTGCACAGTAGCAAGTGCCTGCACTGAGGGGTTCCCCAGAGAGGGGCCCCCTTCAGGCCAAGGGCAGAGGTCCTCCAGCCCCATGACCTCTCTGCTGGGGGCTGATGTTTGGGCAGAGCTGGGCGTTCAGTCCAGGCCCAGCTGGGAGAGAAGTCTCACAGAGACCGCCTTGCACAGACCTGCtgctctggggggtggggtgcatgCAAGGAGCAGCGGCCGGGACTGTGCCCCAGTTCCAGCGAGCACAGGTACTGACCCCGGGCCCAGGGCTGCCTCACAGGGcttagggaaggagggaggcccCCAGCTCACCTCCTCCACAAGGAGCCCTGCCGGGCTGCCGGGCGCATCCAGGGTACACAGGTACAGGAAACACCAGGGACAGGGGCTCATCTGCCACCTTGGGCTGTGAGCCATCCCCCTACTCCTGTGCCCGGAACCCTGCACGGGGGAGGTGGCCTCACGGTGGCCCTTCCTCACCCAGAACCAAGGAAGCAGCACTTCACTCTCTCCTTTCACAATCGCAGGGCCCAGTGGGTCTCCTGCCACCCATCCTCCGCACGAAGCAGCCTCACTCCAGGGCTGTAGCCTAGAACTCAGGGGTCATTTCGGGCTCCCCACTTTCTCCCCCGCCCCACAACCGTGCCCCCGGCCCCTCTGCCCAGATGGGCCCCATCTCCTCCCCTGGATGCCTCCCTGACCTCCTTGGCCTGGGCTTCCACCACCCTGAGCACCATCCCGCTGCTGTGAGGGCGGCAGCTGTGAAAGGTCCCTCCCCCATCCTGACACCTTCCAGTCGTCCCCGGGCCCTCGGGAGGCAGTCCATCCTCGCGCGGGTGTCCAAGGCCTCACACAGCTCCGTTCCTTCTCCCCTGCACCGTCTTGCCCACAGGAGCAGCTTCTGTCCAGGCAGaccccttcctgccctcccccccTTACCGGCCCTGCCCTTGAACGCATGCCATTTAGAATCCCACAGATGACCAGCTGGACACCTCTGAGGACAGGCCCCAGCTGGTCCCTTGCTCGCCATACCCCCTGGCAAGAATGCGTTCCTTCCCTACCCACGCTTGGCCCGCGAGGTTCCCGTCCTGGGCCGAAGCCATTCCCTAGAGGCTTCCGGTCCTCCGTCTCAGACCCAAATGCCAGTGCCCAGGGCCTCCCGGGGCGTGCTGCCGGCTGCCTGCTCTGGGGTGCCCTGGCAGGTGGGGGCCTCACTACCTCTCTGGGCCTAAGTCCTCTGTCAGATGGGCCCGGACGGATGGACTTGGCCAAGGGACAACGGGGAAGTGTGTAAGACAGCACGGCCCCgcctcttccctctcccagcGCCTCTTCCTTTGTTTATAAGTTACCCAAGAACAGGAGCAGGTGAGGTCAGGGGCCAGGGACCAGGAGAGGAAGCCGGGCAGGAGGGCCAGGAAGTGTCCCAGCCACCGGGCGGAGGAGGGTGGTCTGTGGCCTGGACTGAAGGAGGACCAGAGGAAGGCTGGTGTTTTATGCTCCCGGGAGGGGGGCAGGCAAGGGACAGGGATCTGGACTCCTGAGCCAGAGACATGGGCCCGGCCCAGAGGGCGGGGTGGGTGTCGGGGTGGAGCTCAAGGACACGAGCCCCAGCAGGCGTGAAGCTGGAGGAAGTTCCTAATTCACATTGAATGCAGTTACTTCTCCCCGGAGGGCTGCCGAGGCTGggacctcagagacctctgagccTGCACCTGGGCCGGGGTGGGGAGGGCCTCAGCCCAAGGATGCCATTGCATTTGGGGAGTTTTCACGTTGCctatttatgaatatataaatctttatagcgaatctattttttaaaacatggaaaagttGCCTTTATGGAGACTTAGCAGAGCCAGAGTGTACGCATTCCTAAACCATTAAACGTTTCTGTAACGAGCCGGCAGCGCCCAGACTGGTTCTCTTGGCTTGGAGCTCGGAGCTGGCTCCAGTGGCCACGGATCCACAGATGTCCCACCTGCCTGGCCGGCTCCCCCGACTGGCCTCAAGGCCCACACACTGCCCCCTGCCCGTCTGTTGCCCAGAGCCCTGTTAAGACCATCGGGACCCCTGGACGGAGGAGCAGACAGTGcctcaggggtggggaggagctggggttGGGTCCCATCTCTGCCAGGGAGACCTTGGGCGAGTCACTGCACCTCTCTGGGATCCAGGATCCCTCCTCTGGTTTCGTGCTGGTGAGGCAGGTTGGGAAGTGCTACTTGGTGATCGCCAGGGGCACCAGCCCGGCAACCCTGCGAGGCACACGTGTTACCATCCCTCCACCCTTGACTTACTCAGATGAGCCGACATGCTCAGGGTAGGGCGTTCCTTGCCTGAGTCCTGCAGCCACGAGGAAGTACAGCTGTTATTCCAAGTCAGGGTCTGTGAGGTCCTGAAGGGCGGGATGGGTCTTGCTCGTCACCGTTCTCCAGCGCCGTGCCCGGATCCatgcacacagtaggcgctcagaGAGCTGCTGGGCACCTGGATCAGGGCCTTGACCCCAGGGATCCCGTGAATCCATAGCCCCCCGAGATCAGTGGAGTCCGTCCCTGGTCCCTGACAGAGGGGACCCCTGCTGACGGGAGGGCACAGCCGCTCAGGGCACCAGGTGTGCTGCGCCCACCTGCCCAGCCTCCCCCAAGACAGGCTGACAGGCTGGGGGTCACACCAGCCTACACTCAAACCCCAGGTCTGCCCAGGCTGGTTTGTGACCTTGGACGAGGCATTCCTCCACCAGAGCCTGGTTTCCTCGGGACACTGATTCCTGCACTGCCTGCATCCCATCCCAGGAAGCCACTGCGAGGCCCGGggagccgggggtggggtgggtgggtgagtgggaaggagagggagggtccAGGTGGGCCAAGCTCCATGCACCTGCCCACCATCTTTCCAGGGATAAGAAACACCTGTCGCTTGAACCGCCTGCTCTCACTGAATGCAAGGAGCCCCACCCACATGTGACCCTTGGACGAAACCCTGTAACTGGGCCGTCTGCGCTGGGCCCTCCAAATGCTCCCCAGGGCCAGTCTGTCCCAAGGCCCCCCCCCCTCGCCTCTGCCCACCCCATGGGACTGCCCAGACCCGGGGGGATCTCGGAGGGCACCAGGTCCAGTCCTGGCCTTTAAGACAGGGAACCTAAGGCCGGTGTCCAGAGGGACCTGCTCCAAGTCCCCACTGAGTTCGCTCCTGAGCCCCTGCCTGGGGCCAGCCCCCGGCTGGGTGTGGGTCCCAGGGCTGAGTCTGACCCTGCCCGGCCCCCGGGGCTCCCAGCGCTCCAGCCCTGACCCTCTCTGCTCCCAGCACAAACTCACCCAGGGGCTCAGCCGAGGGGCCCCTCCAGCCCTGCGtccagggaagggaagcccccCGCCcagtcctgtcccctcccctccccctcacagCTCTGAAGCCCCACGTCACCTTCCCCACGGCCACTCCCCGCCCTGCCCGGCCTCCGCCTGACCCCCTCCACCCTGGCTAGGGAACATCCTAAGGCAGGTCACACGCTGATGGTCACCCCCTCGCTCAGGCTGGCACTGCTCCGCTGCCCCCAGTCTCCTTCGGGAGGCCCGCCGGGACCGCGGCAGCTACACGGCTCTGCCGACACGCCCAGAACCCCTCCCGAGGGTGGGAAGCCCCCCCAACTCTGCCCGGAGCCGCGGCCTCTGCTGTGGGTTCTCCCCACCGGGAGGGAAAGACTCGGCCGGGATGGCGGGTTTGGACCGACTCCCGGACATCCTCTGTGTGCTCCCCACAGGCCGGCGCCGCGGCCCTGCCGCTTCAGCCCTGATCCGCAGCCGTGGGTGCGGGGGCCACGGGGGCCTGGGGAGGACAGCCCCCCAGGAAGGAGCAGGGCAGAATTTAGGGGCACCCCACTTGGGGACTTGAGGCTGAACTGGCTCAGTTCTGGGGTTCCAGGGCCAGGAAGCTTCCGAGGGGGCGCTTCTCAGGTCTGATGGGGGACGTGTCTGGCCTGTGCCTGTGAAGTGACCACGGGCCTGGGCCTGAGTCCCCCTCTACGTGGTGCAAGAGGACAGCACCTCCTCACAGGGTTCACAGGGTACAGGAGAAAGGCCCGTGTGGGGGGCTTTATGCAGAGCCTCCCACGTACTAAGTGCCCAGCGAGTGGATGCCAGCTGATTCCTAATGCAGAAACCAAACTCTCAGCCTCTGGACTATTCATGttgattaatatgttttatttgtcCCGttgatgtatattttaaaaaatttaaatttagtcgCCAATGCTTGAATAATTCAGAGTTTAACATAAAAATCCAGATGCCCAACCTCTCTCGAAGAACGGAAGAACGTGCACCTGGCCACCTTTCCACGTGGCAACATTCCACTGGGCCTCTGGATGGAGCGCGGGCTCCCCGGtttgccacagtccccaccactccctattgtCCACCGGCCCTGAGTTTGGGGCTCCTGGTCCAGCCTCACCTCTGTGGGTCAGTGCCCTCCAGTGGCGCCTGGTGCCCACTTGGCCCTCCTCGTGGCACCCTCTGACCCACAGCCCCACCACAGGGACCTCCTTGCAGGGGGGATCTTTGGTATAATTATATTGGATTTGGGTTGGCCAGTAATAGATCTGTCATTATTATCTCATATGGTGGaaaaaagtttaatattttaactgCTGGCACCAGAAACCCACTGAGGGAGAGAAGCATCTTGTTTGAAGACTTTGGTGACCGTTGCTTAGGGTAGAGGTGGGAGCCCAGAGTTTGCAGGTGTCTGATGCCAGCATCAGGAGGGGAGTTGCTTCCATGAGAAAGGGGGGAAttggttgttttgtttctgaAGAAGAGGCatagagaggaggaaaaggagggagagcgagagagagaagaagatgaCAAAGGACGGGGCGGGGTGAGCCCAGGTGGCCTCATGGCCAGGTCAGGGCGGCCAAAGCCCATTTTGGGAACAGTGGTGTGCCTTGCGAGGTCTGTCACAGGTatgtctcctctcctcccacccggGGTCTGTTCGCTGCTGCGCTGTTAGGACAAGGTTTTTGTGGAACTTAGAACATCGATGTGAGGGTGGCCTGGGCTGTCTGGCGGCCCGTGTGGGAAGGAGGTGCCAGCAGCCAGGAGGGAGTGAGAACGGGACTCCCCGGACCTGGGGAAGTGCCCGGGGTGTCCAGAGGTGGTGGCATTGGGGGTGGCTGGAGGAGGTGTGGAGGTGGGATAAACCGTTTTGCTAGGAACTTGGAGAACAGAGAAGCCCCAGTCAATATCTGTCAAAACAAACATGGTCGCAGGTTTCCAGGATGAGACAGACTCGGGTGCTCAGAGGGAAACATCTCCGAGCCTGGGTAAAGGCTGAGCCGCTGGTTTATTTTGAGCTACCGGTGGTTGGAATGCCCAGGGCCGGGGCCGGGGTGACCCGGGGGGCACCGGCTCAGGCCCGGGGCACGGAGACGGTGCACAGCAGGCCCGCCAGGAGAGCCAGGCCCAGCGCTGCCACGACGGCCAGCGCCGCGTCCCACCAGGGCCCCGGGTCGGCCCAGGACGCCCGCAGGCTCCAGCCGCAGCTGCCCAACTCGGAGCCGCTGAGCCGGCCGAGCGCGCGGCCggaggcggggccggggccggcaCAGCGCACGCGCAGCAGCTCCGCGGGCGCGCGATCCTCCAGCCAGAGGCGCAGGTACGTGACGCCGCAGTCGCAGCGCCAGGGGTTGTGCGCCACGTCGAGGCTCTGCAGCTGCGGCAGGTGGTCGAAGGCGCCCGGGGGCACTGAGCGCAGGCTGTTGTTGGCCAGCAGGAGGTGGCGTGTGTGGGCCGGGAGGGCGGGCAGCGCCGCGAGTCCCCGGCCCCCGCAGTCCACCAGCAGCCCCATGGTGTCCAGGGCGCGGCAGGCGCACGCGGCGGGGCAGTCCTCGGAGGCCTCGGCGGCCGCCCAGAGCAGGAGCAGGGCGGCCCAGACGGACATCGGATAGGACGGGCTGCGGGGACAGTGGCCGTGAGGTCCTGGCGGCCTGCACCCGACCCAAGGGCTGGTGGGACCCGACCGGAGAAGGGACCACTCACCTCCCTCTCCGGCCCGGCTGTCTCCTCCGAGAAATGGCTGCTGGGATCAAGGAAGTGAAGCGTGCGGGATTCAGGCCGGCTGACCCTCCCCGAATGGTCAGCAGGCAGGACCGTGACGGCCGCTGCGGTGGGAGCACGGAGCGGGCTTAGTCCTTCCTTGGGAAGAGGAAGGACCCTCCCGTCCTCTGGCAGAGACCCAGCCTCTGCTCCGCGGTGGGGGGAGATGCCTGCTAAAGGATCCCaggcctggccccgcccccgccccgaggCCGGGGAGCGCCTCCCAGGCTGCCCCCAACATCGACCCCCAAGCCTCAGGTCTGGCAGCTGGTGTGCACGCCACAGACCACACCTCGGCCCACGGATTCCAAGTAGCTTGGCCCCGGCGGAGTGAACTCTCACAAGTGGTCCCTGGTGTGGAAGGCAGCTGGCTGAGGATGCTGATGGGGGGATAGGGAAGGGGACCCAGAAGGGGCTGCGCCTGGAAAGCTGTTGATCGAGGCTCATGCTTGGAGttgggaaattgaggcccagagagggagagtGGCTTGTGCAGGGCTGCCCAGCGCTCCACATCAGAGACCACATTGGCACTCAAGTCTGCTTTCTGCCGGGTTCACTGCCCCTCCAGGACTCGGTGAGGGCTGTTTCCCCTCGCGAAGACAAGCTTCCAATGAACGTTTGTTGAATAAACCAATGAATCTTGACTCAGCCAAGGACCTGGTGTCTCAGGGTGAACTCCTGCCcgtgccccccaacccccaggaggGACAGAAGCTGGACTTGCCTGccagcctcctctctccctgcccgGCCTCGTCCCACCACCTCCCCTGCCAGGGGCCCACACGGCGGGAGGTGGTGCTGGGGTGGTGAGGGCCGCTTACCTTTCAGGCCTGCTGGCGGGGCACCCCTTTCCCGTCCTGAGCTGTCCTGCCTGAGGCCACAGTGATCGCTCTGTGTGGGGCAGCCGATGGCAGCCCCTGCCCGAGTGGGAGGAAGGAAATGGTAAAAACAGCCTGGCTTATCCCTGTGTGCAGCCCCCAGAGGGCCTATCTCCAGAGGTGGGGGCCCTCGGGGTCCCAGGGACTTGCGCACAGAACCGCAGGTCAAGCCCAGTTTACGGAAGGGTACAGTGCATCTCACTGCACCGCCAGTGCCCCATGATCCTCAGTCCAGGGCGTGCGGGAGAACCAAGGGGGGCCCCAGTCCCAGAAGGTGGgcaaggcttccaggaggagggtgCCGTTGCAACTTCAGCGCCTTTTAACACTTTCTGATCCTTCTTTTTAACAGAGAGCTGCATCAGTCTCAGGCTAGAAGTCAAGACCATAGTCGTATGTgcattgtatttatttctatagCGACATTCTACTCTGGGGAGTGACATCAGCTTCCCATCTATGATAGTGATATAAAGTTCTCTATAAAAGATAAATGTatctttaatttaattatattttaacgttataaaatatgaattaaaatcaAGCTGAACAGTGAAATATTACGAAGAATTATATTGGAAAATTAGAACATTAATGTATGCCTTTTATTATAAGTTATAAAAATGTCAGCAATATGAAATATTAACTTAGTCAATAAGGGATTTGCAGAGATGGCAACAGTTGCACccgtggcggggtggggggactgAGGTGTGGGAACCCCTGGGGTATAGCAATGCTTTGGGAACAGGGAGAAGGAGTTCTAGCAACCAGAGGAGCCCAGGAGAGGAGCCCAGAGTTGGGGGCTGCTGAGGAGAGGGACCCCTGGCCATCCCCCATGGCTGTGGCCAGTGTCAGCCAAGGATGTCAGTCTCGGGCCCCCAGTCCGGACGGTAGTAAACCCTCTAAAACTCAGAGGGTTCGGGCTGGAGAgcgaaactgaggcccagagctgcCATGCTGCCAGCCGAGGGGACACCAGAAGGTGAGTAGAGCCAGGTGTCACCccagccaggagggagggagcccacactctctccagctgATCCTTGTTCTTAAAACAGGGTCGTTGCATTGGAGGTCACGGCGCTGGGCAGGAGAAGTCAAAGGCAGGGGGCTGAGGGCGCTTTACCCCCGGCACCCCAGACCCACAGAAATGTTCCTCACGTGCAGAACAGGGAGCGGGTGTTGGCCCTGCAACTCCCAGGCTGTTCCTGACCTGACCTCATC harbors:
- the GP9 gene encoding platelet glycoprotein IX, which produces MSVWAALLLLWAAAEASEDCPAACACRALDTMGLLVDCGGRGLAALPALPAHTRHLLLANNSLRSVPPGAFDHLPQLQSLDVAHNPWRCDCGVTYLRLWLEDRAPAELLRVRCAGPGPASGRALGRLSGSELGSCGWSLRASWADPGPWWDAALAVVAALGLALLAGLLCTVSVPRA